The following is a genomic window from Actinomadura sp. WMMB 499.
GTGCTCGCCGCGCTCGGCGCGGCCCCGGCCCGCGAGTCGATCGACTGGCGGCGCGTCGACGTGTGGTGGGGCGACGAGCGGTTCCTGCCGTCCGGCGACGCCGAGCGCAACGAGACGGGTGCGCGGGAGGCCCTCCTCGACCGCGTCGACCTGGACCCGGCGCGGGTGCACGCGATGCCCGCGTCCGACGGCCCGGACGGCGATGACGTCGAGGCGGCGGCCGCGCGGTACGCCGCCGAGCTGGCCGCGGCGGTCGGCGGGAGCGGTCCCGTGCCCGCGTTCGACGTGCTGATGCTCGGCGTCGGGCCGGACGCGCACGTGGCGTCGCTGTTCCCCGGCATGCCGGCGCTGGAGGAAGGGCGTCCCGTGGTCGCGGTGCGCGGCGCTCCGAAGCCGCCCCCGATCCGGATCTCGCTCACCTTCCCCGCCTTGCACGCGGCGCGGGAGGTGTGGGTGCTGGCGTCCGGCGAGAGCAAGGCCGGGGCCGTCCGGCTGGGGCTCGCGGGCACGGGCACGTCCGAGGCTCCGGTCGCGGGCGCGCGCGGGCGCGAGCGGACCCTTTTCCTGCTCGACCGGGCGGCGGCGTCCGAACTGTGACGCGGGCACTCCCGCGCCCCCGGCGACCCGTGTGACGGGCGGGGGCGCGGGAATGATCCCGGTCATGCAGAAGCTCTCGTTGGACGCGCAGGCCCGCAACCTCCTCAAGCAGGCGTCCGCCGCGGCGTCGGGCCGGGCGGCCGAGACCGTCCACGGCGGGCACGAGCACGTGCTGCGGCAGACGCTGATCGCGCTGACGGCCGGGACGGGGATGTCCGAGCACGAGAACCCCGGCGAGGCCACGGTGCTGGTGCGGTCCGGGCGCGTCCGGCTGCTCAGCGGCGACGAGGCCTGGGACGGCATCGGCGGCGATCTGCTGATCGTCCCGCAGGCGCGGCACGCCCTCGAGGCGCTGGAGGACTCGGTCGTCCTGCTGACCGTCGCCAAGCTCGGCTGAGCCTCGGGGGCCTACCAAAGTCGATCGGCCGGGCGACCTGCGGCCACTGCCCGCCGGGCGCCCGGCGGCTAGCGTGGTGCGCGTGAGTCTCCGCAGGTCCGTACGCGAGTGGGCGCGCGACATCGCCGTCACGGCGTGCGCGCTGATGATCGGTCTCCTGGTGCTGGCGGGCGCCCGGGACACCTACGGGCCGGTCACGGGCTGGGAGGACGTCAAGGAAGCGGTGCTGAGCGGCATCGGCATGCTGGCGCTGCTGCTGTTCCGCCGGAACCGGCCCGTGGGAACGGCGCTCTTCCTCACCGTGTGGGGCCTCACCAGCTCGGTGTCATGGGGCGCCACCGCGATGGCGGTGTTCAGCGTCGCCGTGCACCGCCCCTGGCGGTCCGCCTTCCTCATCGCGGGACTGAACTGCGCGCTCATCCTCGTGTCGTTTCTCGCGCTCCCGGCCGACCTGACCGCGCGCGAACGGCTGGAGTCGGTCGTCGTCTTCGTGCTCGGCTACATGCTGATCGTCGCCACCGGGATGCTCGTCCGGTCGCGGCGGCAGCTCATCGTGTCGCTGCGGGAGCGGGCGCGGCAGGCCGAGGAGGGGCAGCGGCTGCGCGTCGAGGAGGCCCGCCATCTGGAGCGCGAGCGGATCGCCCGGGAGATGCACGACGTCCTCGCGCACCGGATCTCGCTGCTGGCGGTGCACGCGGGCGCGCTGGAGTTCCGCCCGGACACGCCGCCCGAGCTCCACGAGGCCGTCGGGATCATCCGGCGCGGCGCCTACGAGGCGATGGAGGACCTGCGGCAGGTCGTCGGGGTGCTGCGCGCCCCCGGGGACGGCGCCGAGGCGGAGCGCCCGCAGCCGACGCTCGCGGACGTGCCGGCGCTGGTGCGGGAGGCGCGGGCGGCCGGGGCCCGGATCGAGCTGGACGACCGCGTGCCCGACCCGGCGGCCGTCCCCGACCGGGTCGGGCGGCACGCGTACCGGATCGTCCAGGAGGGGCTGACGAACGCCCGCAAGCACGCGCCGGACGCGGCCGTCCGGGTCACGCTGGACGCCGGGGCGGAGCTGACGGTCGAGGTCGACAACGCGGTCACGCCGGGCCGGGAGTCGGCGCTGCCGGGCGCCGGGGCGGGCCTGGTCGGCCTCGGGGAGCGGGTCGCGCTGCTGGGCGGCACCCTCCGGCACGGCGTCGCGGGGGGCCGCTTCCGGCTGCGCGCCCGCCTGCCTCTGTGAGGACGCGTGTGAGAATGCCCGCCCCCGTGAGCACGCATGGCGCCTCCGGCCCCGGGCATGGGGAGGGACATGGCTTCAGAGTCCGCCGCGCGGCCCGTCCTGGAAGAGCTCGACCGGGCGGAGTGCCTGCGCCTCATCGCGCCGGGCGGCATCGGCCGGGTCGCCTACGACGACGGGGAGGGCCCGACGGTCGTCCCGGTCAACTACGTGGTCGACGGCGAGTCGGTGATCTTCCGGACGTCGGAGTCGGCGCGGCTGAACCGGAGCCTGCTGGCGCTCGTGCCGAGCGGGCAGGTCCGCGCCGCGTTCGAGATCGACCGGTTCGACCCGGTGACGCGGGAGGGGTGGAGCGTCCTGCTGCGCGGGGGCGCGCATGCGCTGTCGGACGAGGAGCGGGAGTCCGCGATCAGGGTCGAGCCGTGGGCTCCGGGCGAGCGCGGGGCCTGGTTCTGCCTCGCCGCGACGGAGATCAGCGGGCGGCGGCTGCACCGGTCCTGAGGCGTGCTCCGGCCCCGTAGGGTGACGGGATGGACTCCATCCGCGTGCTCATCGTGGACGACGACGCGCTCGTCCGGGCCGGGCTGTCGATGATGCTGTCGAGCGCGGGCGATCTGGACGTCGTCGCCGACGTCGCGGACGGCGCCGAGGTGGTGCCCGCGGTGAACGAGCACCGCCCCGACGTGGTGCTGATGGACATCCGGATGCCGCGGCTGGACGGGCTGGCCGCGACGGAGCTGCTGCGGTCCCGCCGCGAGCCGCCGGAGATCATCATCCTGACGACGTTCGACACCGACGACCACATCGTGCGGGCGATGCGGTCGGGCGCGAGCGGTTTCCTGCTCAAGCACACCCCTCCCCCGGAGATCGTCCACGCGATCCGGCAGGTGGCCGCCGGGGAGCCGATGATGTCCCCCACGGTCCTGCGGCGGCTGATGTCGTACGCGGCCGGTTCCGGGGTCGATCCGGCCCGCGACCGCGCCCGCGGGCTGCTCGACCGCCTCAGCGGCGGCGAGCGGTCGGTGGCGCTGCTCGTCGGGCGGGGCCGGACGAACGCCGAGATCGGCCGCGAGCTGTCGCTGAGCGTGGCGACGGTCAAGGCGTACGTGTCCCGCCTGCTGACCAAGCTCGAGCTGAACAACCGGGTGCAGATCGCGCTGCTCGTCCACGACGCCGACCTCGGGGAGTAGCTCGGGAGCGGTCAGCCGCGCGGCTTCAGCGGGACGTGCGGCAGGAGCAGCGCGACGGCGAAGCCGGCGATCAGCAGCGGCACCGCCGCGAGGAACGCGCCCGAGAACGCGTGGGCGAACGCGGCGGCGACGCCGTCCCGGACGGGCGCCGGGAGCGTGCCGAGGACTTCGGGGCGGACGGTGTCCCGCAGCGGCGGGACGTCCCCGGGCACCCGGCCCGCGGCCTCCGCCGCGAACCGGTTCGTCACGATCGCGCCGAACACGGCCGTTCCGGCCGCCGTGCCGAGCATCCGCGCGGCGAACACGCCGGAGCCCGCCGCGCCCAGATCGCGGGGCGGCGCGGCGTTCTGCGCGATCAGCACCACGACCTGCTGGGACAGCCCGGCGCCGAACCCCAGTACCGCCATGAACAGCCCGGCCGCGAGCATGCCGGTCTCCGCGTCCATGCCCGCCAGCAGGGCGGCCCCGGCGGCGCTGACGGCCATGCTCGCGGCGGGCAGCCGGCGGTAGCGTCCGGTCCGCGCGATGTACCGCCCGGCGATCAGCGATGACGCGAGCAGGCCGAGCATCATCGGCAGCACCAGCAGGCCCGAGGACGTCGCGTCCGCTCCCCCGACGACCTGGAAGAACATCGGCAGGTACGTGGCGAGCCCGAACCCGGTCGCGCCGCCGACGGCGGCGACGGCGCAGGCAACCGCGAAGGATCGGTCGCGCAGCAGCCGCGGCGGCACCACCGGTTCGGCGGCCCGCCGCTCGGCGAGCGCCCACGCCGCGAACAGGACGGCCGCCGCGCCCGCGAGGCCGAGCACCACCGGCGACGTCCAGGCGTGGCGCGTCCCGGCCCAGCCCGTGAACAGGGTGAAGCAGGTGACGGCCGCGCCCAGCAGCACGATGCCGAGGTAGTCGACGCGCGGTTCGCGGTCGGGTTTCGGCAGCCGCAGGAACGCCACGACGGCGGCGGCCGCCGCGACGCCCAGCGGCAGGTTGAGGTAGAAGGCCCAGCGCCAGGACGCGTGGTCGGTGAGGAGACCGCCCAGAAGCGGGCCGGCGACGGTCGCGAGCGCGAAGTTGATCGCCGAGTAGCCCTGGTAGCGGGCGCGCTCGCGGGGCTCGAACAGGTCGCCGGTGAGCCCGAACATCGAGCCCATCAGGCAGCCCGCCCCGGCCCCCTGCACCACCCGGAAGGCGATCAGCCACGCCATGGACGGCGCCGCCCCGCACGCCGCCGAACCGGCGAGAAAGGCGAGCAGGCCGATCAGGTAGACGGGCTTGCGGCCGAACAGGTCGCCGAACCGTCCGGACAGCGGCACGGTGACGCTCGTCGCGAGGATGTACGCGGTGGAGACCCACGCGAGCCGGTCGGCCCCGCCGAGGTCCCCGGCGATCGCGGGCAGCGCCGTCGCGAGCACCGTCGCGTCCAGCGCGGACATCAGGCCCGCGAGCATCAGCCCCGCGAACACCAGCTTCCGATGCCGATGAGACATACGTCCACCCCACATTCACATGCTTAAGTCACATGGATGCTAGACGCATATACATGAGCGATGCAACGGTGGCGTTACACTGGCCGACCATGAGCGAGGACGCCCTCAACGCCGTCGAACGGAGCATGGTGCGGTTGCGCCGCGGGATGTCCCGGCAGCGGCTGGGCAGGGCGGCGATCCGGGAGCACAACCTCCCCGTGGACGTGCAGGTCCTGCACGTGGTCGACATCGTCGACGAGGGCCCGGACCGGCCCGGCCAGGAGGTCAGCGTCGGCCTCGTCGCCACCCGCCTCGGCGTGGACGCCTCGCGCGGCAGCCGCATCGTCGCCGAGGCCGTCAAGTCCGGCTACGTCCGCCGCGTCGCGTCCCAGGAGGACGGCCGCCGCATCCACCTCGAACTCACCGACGCGGGCCGCACGGTCGTCGAGGCCACCCGCCGCACCCGCCAGGAGCACTTCGCCAACGCGATGCGGACCTGGACCGACGCCGAGCGCGCCGAGTTCGCCCGCCTCCTGGACCGCTTCGTCGACGGCTACGACGGCTGAGCGAGTCCGTCCGCCGTCCTCGACCGGGCGGTGGTGAGTGGTGCCGGCTGGCGGCAGGGCCCCGCCGGCGTGCGCGCGGGCCGACACGCGCCCGCGACGCCAGCCCCCGCGGGAGCCGGGCACCGGGACCGGGCCGGCGTACCGCGCGGGTTGCGGCCGGGCGCCGCCGCGTACACCCCTGGTTGCGGGACGGGTCGCACCCGAACG
Proteins encoded in this region:
- a CDS encoding sensor histidine kinase, producing the protein MSLRRSVREWARDIAVTACALMIGLLVLAGARDTYGPVTGWEDVKEAVLSGIGMLALLLFRRNRPVGTALFLTVWGLTSSVSWGATAMAVFSVAVHRPWRSAFLIAGLNCALILVSFLALPADLTARERLESVVVFVLGYMLIVATGMLVRSRRQLIVSLRERARQAEEGQRLRVEEARHLERERIAREMHDVLAHRISLLAVHAGALEFRPDTPPELHEAVGIIRRGAYEAMEDLRQVVGVLRAPGDGAEAERPQPTLADVPALVREARAAGARIELDDRVPDPAAVPDRVGRHAYRIVQEGLTNARKHAPDAAVRVTLDAGAELTVEVDNAVTPGRESALPGAGAGLVGLGERVALLGGTLRHGVAGGRFRLRARLPL
- a CDS encoding MDR family MFS transporter, coding for MSHRHRKLVFAGLMLAGLMSALDATVLATALPAIAGDLGGADRLAWVSTAYILATSVTVPLSGRFGDLFGRKPVYLIGLLAFLAGSAACGAAPSMAWLIAFRVVQGAGAGCLMGSMFGLTGDLFEPRERARYQGYSAINFALATVAGPLLGGLLTDHASWRWAFYLNLPLGVAAAAAVVAFLRLPKPDREPRVDYLGIVLLGAAVTCFTLFTGWAGTRHAWTSPVVLGLAGAAAVLFAAWALAERRAAEPVVPPRLLRDRSFAVACAVAAVGGATGFGLATYLPMFFQVVGGADATSSGLLVLPMMLGLLASSLIAGRYIARTGRYRRLPAASMAVSAAGAALLAGMDAETGMLAAGLFMAVLGFGAGLSQQVVVLIAQNAAPPRDLGAAGSGVFAARMLGTAAGTAVFGAIVTNRFAAEAAGRVPGDVPPLRDTVRPEVLGTLPAPVRDGVAAAFAHAFSGAFLAAVPLLIAGFAVALLLPHVPLKPRG
- a CDS encoding response regulator transcription factor; translation: MDSIRVLIVDDDALVRAGLSMMLSSAGDLDVVADVADGAEVVPAVNEHRPDVVLMDIRMPRLDGLAATELLRSRREPPEIIILTTFDTDDHIVRAMRSGASGFLLKHTPPPEIVHAIRQVAAGEPMMSPTVLRRLMSYAAGSGVDPARDRARGLLDRLSGGERSVALLVGRGRTNAEIGRELSLSVATVKAYVSRLLTKLELNNRVQIALLVHDADLGE
- a CDS encoding pyridoxamine 5'-phosphate oxidase family protein — protein: MASESAARPVLEELDRAECLRLIAPGGIGRVAYDDGEGPTVVPVNYVVDGESVIFRTSESARLNRSLLALVPSGQVRAAFEIDRFDPVTREGWSVLLRGGAHALSDEERESAIRVEPWAPGERGAWFCLAATEISGRRLHRS
- a CDS encoding MarR family winged helix-turn-helix transcriptional regulator, whose product is MSEDALNAVERSMVRLRRGMSRQRLGRAAIREHNLPVDVQVLHVVDIVDEGPDRPGQEVSVGLVATRLGVDASRGSRIVAEAVKSGYVRRVASQEDGRRIHLELTDAGRTVVEATRRTRQEHFANAMRTWTDAERAEFARLLDRFVDGYDG
- a CDS encoding cupin domain-containing protein, with amino-acid sequence MQKLSLDAQARNLLKQASAAASGRAAETVHGGHEHVLRQTLIALTAGTGMSEHENPGEATVLVRSGRVRLLSGDEAWDGIGGDLLIVPQARHALEALEDSVVLLTVAKLG
- the pgl gene encoding 6-phosphogluconolactonase, with translation MSRPEVLVHADQDDLAGAVAARLVSAVAAAQAERGDASIVLTGGGVGTAVLAALGAAPARESIDWRRVDVWWGDERFLPSGDAERNETGAREALLDRVDLDPARVHAMPASDGPDGDDVEAAAARYAAELAAAVGGSGPVPAFDVLMLGVGPDAHVASLFPGMPALEEGRPVVAVRGAPKPPPIRISLTFPALHAAREVWVLASGESKAGAVRLGLAGTGTSEAPVAGARGRERTLFLLDRAAASEL